The nucleotide sequence cattatcatcgaTTTCGGTACTGgcttcattatcatcttcttctgtacTCTCAGGAATATCGCTTTCAAGAACGGAAACTTCTGAAGGAGctttacttgattttgaacGAGTAGCTCTTGATCTGCCGGTAGAAGGAACAGGTGAGGGTGAAGGCGCAGCTGATTTGACTTCTCGCGATTTACGAGGAGGCATCTTGATTAATTATTGTTGCTATGACAATTGCAAGTATACAAAGAGAAGTAtaagataatgatttattatcttGTACTTTTGAGTGGTCATTTCGCAAACACGACTAGCGACAGTGGGTGGCAAGTGATGTTATTACGTAACATGTTGAACCCGTGGCAAAATTGGGATGGTATAACGTTTACTGAAGATCGCATGAAAAATGAGTCATGCGTTGAATGTGTATACATTCGCTGGCTACCTCGAGAGTCTGGGCTATTACGAACCAAAAGTGTGCAAGATCATCTATACATTTCCTCATACATTCAATCTCACTACACTATCGATGATCAGCGGATATAGACTAAATCGACACGCGGGGAAGGCAATAAGGCATGAGCGAAAGGACCTCAATATTAATTACATATGCCACCATTTAGTTCGCACAAGACTATTCCTCCACCACACTCCTGGTCACTACTTGTTCTACATCAGAATTACGAAAGAGCATCCGGTTCAAATTACTTTGGCAAGGACCACAAGGCCATTTCTTGAAGAAGGCGAGACTAAAACCCTGACCCGCTGCTGGGTGTGATCTCCCCGTCTGGTCTGGCTGTGTATTTCCTGCTGATTACATCTAGGGCCGATCCGTCAGTCGGGATACTACTACCAGTCAAACAACGAAGGAGTGCGTCCCTTAAAGGATCCCGCTCAATCGGTTGTCCCTCCAAAGAGCCCTAGAAAGATAAGTTGGAAATCAGCTCAAGCTTGCATGGACGCTGAATTGAATCAATAGTACATCATCTGGGTTTCTGCTACCTTCTCCGCTGGAAGTTTGTGTCCACGACGCAGGATTGCCACGTCCGACGTCTCGTTGTCCATAAGATCCATTGCTGCCCGCAGTATTCTAGACCAAATCGTCAGTCAAAAGTATAGGTTTTGTCAACAGGAGATACTGACCCCAGCAGCAGTAGGTTGAATTTCAGAGCCTGGCTGAGGCCCGGCTTGCGTAGCGCCCGCCTCAGAGAGCCCTCCTACATTTTGAGTGACACGGTTTTGGAGGCTCTGATAGTCGGTATCAGTGGCTCTGTCGAAGTTAGGGTTAGTTTTGTTGTCAGCCATGATGATCTATCCTCCAGACAACATATCAGTTTGGTCCAGTCTTATTAATGAAATCAAACACTTACCTGTGTGATTGTGCGAGGGTCTTTGTATATGCTTGCGAATTTATGAGTGTGTTGGAATGTGTTTGGTTTGGATTGAAGAAACAAAACGAATGAAGAGCAGGTCATCTTGTAGGCCTATTTATACCTTACGAGAAACGGCAAACCCGTATATTCATCGAGTCGTTCAAGGACACTCCTCACTCATCATTGATGAAAGGTAAGATTCACGTCATATTCCTCCATTGAAATGATCTGCTGAACGGAAAGACGATACTCATACTGTACGTTGTTCTTCTCCGTACATATCGcaagaagatcaacaaaGGTTGTAAATCACGTCATTTCTCCAAAACATTTTTCAACAAAGGTAAATCTGCGTCATGTCGAAATGCTTGACATCACTAATGCTTTGAACTGGTGACTTCCTGCGTGATCCATTCAAGTACGTCAAGCGAATGCTAAGCGAATGTCATTTTCACCTTATGTgaggagatgatgatcaaaggaAACCATGACGTTATGTAAATATCTTACACTGGGCAAATGTGAATGGATCTCGAGATGTTGTAAGTTTCGAGAAGGCGTATCGTTTTGGATGATTACAATACTATGTCAGGAAAAGAGACTTGTATAGTCCTTGAAGTCCCATCGGGACCTCAATTTGACTCGAACAAGCTTGAGATAATCCAAAGAGCAATACACAGAATTGACATTCGAACGACAAGATGAGTTCTTGATGCAGTCCGACCGACTTGTCATGACTTGACACTATGTTGTTTGACGGATTCTTCCCACAGCAGCGCATCAAAGATGATTAGAGATACATCTTTCGTCACACAGCTACGTCATCGGAGTGAATAAGCTGAATTACTGCAAGAGGATTTCAGATTGTATATAGTGTCTTTTCTGGTGTCGGAGTACTCTTCCAAGACTCTCAAGCGAACATCAATCAGAAGGCAAATCTGACAAATCTGACGAACCCTCCCGAACACCATCTTCCAATTCTACTTGCGTACGCCTGCCATTGGATTTCCGCAGTTTGTTGCCACCTTCTCGCTTGACGGGGGTACTTCCTTTGCCATTGGTTTTGCCTTTGGCCCTTGTTGAGGATAGTGTGTCGTCCTTTGAGGTAGATTGTCGGGACTGCAGGAAGGATAGGCGGTAAGAAGGGGAATGGGCGATATTGGTAAGTAGAGAGCCAGTGGGGAGGAAGAGCGAAGAACTTGTTCATTCAGCTTAGTCCTGACTATCACATTCCGGGAGTCGCAGTaagctcaccttcttgaCTGGTGGATCCTCCACTTCATCCTTTACTTCTTGTTTGACCTTTTTGTTGGCTGATCCTCTTTGCCTAGCTGTTGTGGCTTTCACAGGTGTCgtcacttcttcttcttcactaaGCCCACTCGATCCGTCGTCCTGCGCACGGTCAGGATCAGTATATGCAGCTTCGCCGACGATTCAGCTCATTGCCTGATCAAGCTCACCGATTCATCCCCTTTTGGTCGCTTCTTACTCTGACTCCCTTTCCCACCTTTGCTTATCTTTGGCTTGATCTCTACCCCTTCAGGCATCTTCTGTAGTTCTTCTACAAGAGCTGTTGTCCTTCCGCTGACCTCTACGTAAACAATGGTAGCAGGTTTACCGTTTGGCTGTTTGTACACACAGCGAGTATCATTCAGCCACTATAAATGGTCGAAAGAGATCAATTGCTTCACTTACCAAAGCCAAAAATTCCTTTCCTTTCGGTTTTATATCTTCTCCACCCTCTTCGTCGCTTCTCTGTAATTCagcatcttcagctttcttTTTGCCTTTGGCTTGCTTCTTCCCTTTGCCCCATCTCCAACGGAACAACCAATCTTCAGGAAACTTCCGATGATCAGCATTAACCTCTACAGCTTTCAAAGGTACAGCGCGtagttgatgatgtagaTCTTTGATGTTTTGTGATGATAGGTGATTGACAGGACATGAAGGATGTATACGAGCTTGATATAGCACTCTACTCCAAATCTAATCAGTTGGCATTCTGTGAATGGATTGACACCGATTGCTCACTCATCGGCAACCCACTTAGAGCCTCAGTTCATCAGTATAGGTTCTTACATGTGGGCGTAGACAAAAAATGACTACTGACATTACCAACACCTGCGCTGAACGCTTGATCCATGATCATCCCTTTGACTGTACCCTTTTTCTTCGCTATCAACCCTTCGAATTCTTCGAATGTCGGATGGGATAAAACTGGATCAAAGCCCAAGGCAGACACTGGTGGGTGATCGGTCACTGGGGATGGCAGCAGTCGTAGTCGACCCAATCGTCGGCCTGTCATCAGATGTCAGGTGAGATCCAATTGCATAATTTCTGCAATGTGTAAGAACATACCATCTAAGAAAGCTAGCTCAATTGGCTCCTTACCCACCGATCCTGATTGTGGTTCTAGCTCAAGTACGCTATAATATTATGGCTGTCAGCGACATCCTGGGGAGATTGGAGCGTACAGACACTGACAACTTATAGAACTGGCATTTCAGTTGTAGTTGGGTGTTAGCTATGATGCAGTCAGAGCGCAATTGCAAACTCACTCTAGGTGGCCATGTTTTTGGGTTCTCCCGTGGTCTCCTTCTATACCAAGTCGGTTCTTGTCCTTTGAGCTGTATCATACCTGTCATACCAAAGTGCATAACTGGGAGTCGTCCTTTACCTGAGAGGGTCATCCAAAATCTGCCATACCAACGGCGGTCAGTGCCATTGCCTAAGAGTGCCTTGCAGACTCACGTTTTGCCCTTTCTCTCGCATCCAGTGATTGTTCTTCCTGAAATCTCTTTAGCCTATACATGTCCCTGATAAGCTGACAACTTGATAGAAAATAGCGAATCAAATACTCACGAATGCTTCATGGTCGTTCCCACCGGTATATACGATCTTGTCTTCCGTggaattcaccttcttgatcttaTACCCTCTGCATGTTTCGTGAATGAGCTTACGAGCTCTCTCAACCTCTGAATGCGGCAATCAGTGACGGTCCCTTGTCAAATGTCACTTACCTGGTAGTTCAGGCATGTTGAGATTTGACCTCTTCCCGCTTGAGAAGACACTAGTTAAGATCTGAGTACTCTACGAGTGATCTAATGGATTAACTTACATTTCTTGATCTCATCTCATGTTTGATCTTTGATCGGCGCGTCACCACATTATTATCCGTACTCAGGCACAAACGAGATCgatcaatatatatttgaCACACAGACCCGATAACAACGACCACGTGCTTTCTCACTTGTGGACGGTCACCGAATAAGGAATGTAGCTAAGAGATGACACCTGATAGGTCTTTTGAAACTCATACATATCTTTGCCATCCATGCTTGCCTTGTATCGGTGGCAAGTAAATTGATAGGACCGATCTCGATGGCTTCGCTATCTTCCCTCACCATGGCCAAGCTAGATGCTCGAGTAGAGCCGTACGCAAGACGGTTCGACACTTTCGCTCGAATCGCCGTTATATATTGGTTATTGAAATATGTGTTCTTGGATGGATATCGGCATTTTAGAGCAAGAGGTATACTAGGTACTGCCAACGAGGTCCGAAATACTGTACAAGGGGTAAGCTTTGGATTCTGCGACCTAACCTTGTTTGATCAGCGCTGAGTCTTTACATTAAGTTTGTTGTGCGAATCATGTTGTCTCTGCCTTCATCGAAGAAGCAGTTACGTCTTGAATTAGGAAAAACCCAAGCAGAGATACGAGAAAAATTAGTACCATCAAGATATCCTGATGGAGTGAAACTGACTGCTGTTAGGAAATTACCAGAACAAGGAAGAAGTAAAGATTGGTTAGAAAGTGAATGGGATAATCTAAAGAAGTTGGAAAGGGGTGATGTTAACGCTGGTCGAGTCTCAGGAGCTGTTTATCACGTAAGTCGACAGGTAGAACCTCGATCACGTCAACACCTTTCTAACAGTGGAGTCCGTGTAGGGCGGTGACGAACTGaatgaaatcatcaacCAAGCTATGGCTAAATTCGTGGTTTCcaatcctcttcatcctgATGTATTCCCCGGCGTGCGGAAGATGGAGAGCGAGGTTGTGAGCATTGTCCTCAATCTGTAAGTTGACAGTCGTCCCATCGGATCCAGCTGACAGATTTTTGCTAGCTTTAACGGACCAAATGGAGCGGGAACAAGTCAGTAGTAGCCATTAGCCTGGTACGACAGAGCTTACTGATAATTAAACAGCTACTTCCGGAGGGACTGAATCTATTCTTATGGCTGTCAAGACATATAGGGACTGGGCAAAGGCAACAAAGGGTATCAACAGACCTGAGATGTACGTACACTCACCGTTGGAATGCCCAGGGCGGCACTGAATACTGATACGTGCAAAATCTTAGGGTCATACCTTCTACGGCGCATGCGGCATTCTGGAAAGCGTCTCAATATTTCAAGATTAAACTGCACGTCATACCGGTTGACGAAATCTCCAGAAGAGCCGACGTCAAGGCCATGAAACGAGCCATGTGAGTCAGAAAACGGTCGCGAGGAGAATAAATAGCTTACAAAGCTTACGTAGCAACCCCAATACTATCATGTTGGTCGGATCAGCACCAAATTATCCTGATGGAGCGATCGTCAGTGGTCTGCCTTGTCATCATACCACATATGTGCATGCAACTGATTATGCTGACATAACACTTTTCATAGGATCCTATTCCTGCGCTAGCAGCACTAGCTAGGCGTCATGATATAGGCCTGCACGTTGATTGCTGCTTAGGTTCTTTCATTTTGCCATTCATGGAGAAAGCTGGCTTTGGATTAGATATCGAACCTTTCGATTTTAGAGTGAAGGGCGTCACGAGTATAAGTTGTGATACTGTGCGTCCAATCATCATGTTTTACTATCATCTACCTGATCTGACTAATGTATAAATCTCTTACATAGCACAAATACGCTTTCTGTCCCAAAGGTATTTAATTGCCCTGAACAATATAGTGGAATATGTTGCTGATCCTGGTGTACAGGCTCCTCGGTTATCATGTACCATTCCCCCGAATTGAGAAGATACCAATACTACATCATGACGGATTGGGAAGGTGGCGTGTACGCTAGTCCATCGATGGCTGGATCAAGGTAAGCAAAACGCATTCATGCGTGATACTTCCGGATACATGTCCTGACAAATATGAATAGGCCCGGATCTATCTTAGCTGGTGCATGGGCTGTGCTAAATTACATAGGCGAAGAGTAAGTTTTCGTAACAACATATCGCTATAGGTACTGATAGTATGGACATATAGCGGGTATACCCAATCGTGCCGAGAAATAATAACCGCTTCTCGGACATTCATTCAAGGATTGAAAGAACGATTTTCCGAAGATCTGTTCGTGTTGGGTGATCCAAAAGCTTGTGTAGTTGCATTTGGAAGTAAGACTATAAACGTCTATGCCGTTGGAGATGGAATGTCGAAGAGGGGCTGGCATTTGAGTGCTTTAGGTGGCGAGATCGGAGGTTTACATATGGCTTTTACAGTACGTCAAGGTGATAACGATAGATATACCCCATCAAGGTGTGTGACTGATATACGATGTCACTTACAGCGATTGAGTGCTCAAAAAGTTGATAAGCTACTGGACGACCTTGATATCGTTATCAAAGGTATTAAAGCTTCGCCTGATGCGCAGAAGGGCGACTTAGTGGCCTTGTATGGTAAGTGACTGTATGTTTCAAACACACACATGCTAATCGACTTCGTGATTCACATCTAGGTCTGGGTCAAACAAGTGTTGGGCCTCACGTGATTGGTAAAGTCGCAGAATGCTTCTTGGACACATTGTATGAATAAACATCTGCCGCTGTCAGGTTCGGTTCTGTCCTATTTTTTAGAGACCCTCGATGGTCTGGTAGAGGGACATTTTTAGATACACGGAGTATATAGATTATATGTATTCATCTGACATGGCATGTATATCATTCTAATGGTATCATAGGGgcatcattatcatctctGTTCTGACTATCGTGAACGTCCAGCTCTTGAAACCATAGTTTCGCAATTTACCAGGCTCTACTATTGCGCTTTTCTTCCTTCCGATGAATGGGCTTGTACGAGTTTCATCCTTTCTTGAATCACTACAGGAGTACAGAGATAGTATCAGCATCAAATGCAGCGGAACGGGATATCGAGTTGGAAGTTTAGGACAAGCCTGCTGATTGAGAAGTGATTGATACAAAACAGGAATGACTTACCTGCTCTATTTAGGGCATCGATCGGTCCGTATCCTATGCATACAACCGTAGCAACGTAGAGAAACTGTAAGAGAGGAATAATCAGTGTCCCTGGTATTTTACTGAGTCTGATACGACTCACACTTTGTAAACTTGGGACTTGATGTTGTCGTAATTTAggtattattattaatgGTTCGATCACTAAATGCTACAACTACCATTATCAGCTATTATAAGAAACCAAGGTTgaggagaaaaagaaaacattTACTTACGCAAGCAGCAGCGAACCAAGTAGCAGAAGGTATAACCCATTTTCCTAAATAATTATTAACTAAATTTCTACCCATATTAGCAATTCCATGATCTTTAGGAGCAAAAACtaagaaaagtaaaagtagCAATGGGTAAATAGGAAGTACTGAAACTGAAGTAGGAGGTTCataatattcaattttaggATGTTGTGGCTAATTGAATTCCAAATGAACAAATATCAGTTTATAGAGTATAAAACTGATTGAGGATTTTGAAGTACACATACTACTTGGAAATATTCTAATGATTCATTacctaatttttcaattctttttccaaatccacctttacctaaaccttGAATCTTTTCATCAGGTAAAGGAATATCAACTTCTATATTTCGAGCTTTTGTAGCTGCTTTAATCCGTATTTTATCCACACTCAATCCATCAATAGGTACAGATAATATAAGAGTTGGTGCTATCGATGAGctcgaagatgaagatggaagaggtgAAAGTAGAGGATTTGTGGTGTGTCTTTTAGCTATAGCTACAATAAGTATCTCACCAAAGTAAGCTTAATATTTCCCCCCGCTTGCATCAGTTCTGGCACACGTACCTAGGAGAATATCAGGCCTAGCATTTAACCATCTTCTAACTGTTTCCCTGTATTGCATTCTCCAAATCAGCCATAGTTGCGTACGCAACGAGAATTGGACTACAATATTCAACAACCGCACTCACAGCTCAGCTTCTTTCACTATCGGCGCAGGGACGGTTTGAGACATGCTATTAGCCGTGCAGTAATTCCGTGACAGTCTGATATCGGTAGCCTTGTTCAAATGAAGTCTATCTCGAGAGTATGGACCAATATACGTGATCAGAAACGAGCCTGAGTACAAGTTTGCCTTCATTCTTGCGAAACGTTTTCGATTAAGTCGCTAGGAAACGTCATTCCCCAATTCTCCATGGCAATAGCTTTCTCACGGTTGTCCCGTATCAATTAACATCTTCTGAACGCCCTTGTCGACGACACCAAGCATGAATTTATGCTGTTCCGATCCATTGAGCTATTATCCCCTACTCAAGGATGTCATTTGAGCTTGTGTTTTTGGAAATGAGACTAGAAATGATTTGTTGGAATGACTTGCATACAGTTGTGTAAAATGCCTCAATGACAGGTATCTCTCTAGGCCAAGTGAGACACCCAGGTGAGAATTGGGGGTATTTGATCTCCTTGGGATCATGTGATGTCCCACTCGTCAACGAGAGTCAAAGTTGCAATTCTGATAAAGTTTTGTAGGCGAGCCAGTGGAGGGAATCTTTGCTGCAAAGAACATATAACGACAAGTGGCCGAAGCTCAAAGATTTCGGATAGCCAAGCTGACCCACATTTGCGAACAGCCATCCCCTTTTTTATGATTCACACGAGCCCGGGGCTATATTCATTGCCCCATCCCCCTATCCTgtaccacctttaccagGCCCCGTCACATCTCAATTTCGGTTCAGTTTCGAACACAAAGAATCTCAGCCTACGATCGCGGTATGATTCCTGATAAAAATCGATTACCTAAATACCTCGTTTATTTACCGCCGGCGCCACAATTGCCGCTTGTTGAATCTTAGCGTTAATATGCCAAGTGCTTCTTGGTATTCATACGAAAATTCTCTTATTTCTGCATCTTCTAGGTAGAAATAGAAATACATGAAGCCAGTTCCCGGCGATTCGATCCAGGAAAAACTACAAGGCTATGCGATTGCCCTTTTTCCCCAAGTTCCTAATTTCGAGATGAAGTATATGCCTCCGAAATACGCAATCCAAAAATAGCAACATGTTTCGTCGCTGCCGGATTTGACCGAAAACAGGTTGGTAAATTTTACAAGTCCATGTATGCTCACCACAAACGTATCAAGCATTTTAATCGGAGCGCCACGGATATCTTGCGTAGAACTTTGTCATCAGCTTGGGCAAATGATGGAAATTGTTTACGCATAAAGttataaatcataaaaCGGAAATAGGAGTGGCTTGCCAAGTGAAGTTTGGTTTTACTTGCCTGAATAAGAAGAACTACATCATTTCTCTTAACGTAAAAATCATTAGCTAAAACAAATGACTTAAACCGGCTATGAACGCAGCCAAACGCCACAAAAAGGGAGCGACGTCATTTTTAGTGCGTTACTAATCCGAAATTTTCATGTGGTCCATACAAGGAAAATCGGGGGATACATGGGTGACCAACAGGGCAACAAACTGCGGTAATGGAGCCTGATCAAATCCTTTACCTTAGGGTTCCGGGGCGGCATCGTATGCAATAGGGGCAAAAAGGGGGCGGCTACTGGGAAAGAGCGAAAATTACCTTGAGCTGAACCAAACAACACCCGCTTCTACCGGAAAGAGTAGGAGAAAATTCCTTCCAACCAAGGAGAGgttgaaaaaaaaaaacatatATAGACTGGTATGTAAACGGACTTTGTATGCCCCTCATTTCATAAAGTTGAAACGATCTCAACAAAGTCGGTATAGAGGTAAGTTCATCTCCACTCTAATTTCGATTCGTAATAGTAAGCCCCGAGGGGAGTAACTCTTCGGTACATGTCAAATTTCCACATGATAAATTATGGTTTTGATCATATGATCGAAAGTCACGCGCACGATTTTAAGTTGTTCCAATTTAGGCTGACATCATTGTGAAACTTATGCAGCTCTCATATACATTCCCGTCGCATACAAGGTTCTAGTCCAGGCTCAAATCCCCCAACTGCTTTGGCGTTCAGTTCCACACAAGAACATATACGTCACTCTCAGAGGGTCATCTAGATTTCTCATACATAATCGACGATACATTTCGTTCTCTTCATAACTTGGTAACAAATACCAGTAACTACATCTCTTCAAGCTTAAACAAATAGAAAACACATACAATATGGGTGGTGGTGCTCCAGCAGGAGGAGACTTTGATGCGCTCCTCactcaatctcaaaatcaaggATGGAGAGGGTTGTTCCACAATTCGAGAGCTTTGGGCCTTGCAATTTTTGCCTCGCTTGGTGGTGGGTGTGCTGTGCTAGTCTCTGTGAAGATGAACGCTGATTTGGTTCGTATAGGTGTGCTCTACGGTTATAATCAAGGTGTATTCGGTCAAGTCCAAGTCATGTCAAACTTCGTTGATCGTTACACTGCTACTGTAAGCTTGAGCGAAGCTTACACTACACGGTAGTGgctaatgatgatatttttgCAGTTGACAAACACAGATACCAAAGGTCTTCTCACTTCGATCCTCGAATTGGGTGCTATGGTCGGTTCTTTGATTGCAGGTCCTTTGGCTGATAGATATTCTCGAAAAGTAAGCTAGGTTCTCAAGTAAATTTTTCTTGACTGACATCTCTCAGTACTCTATTTCTGGATGGTGCTTAATTTTCATGATTGGTACTGCTGTCCAAACCGGTGCCAACCACAGCGTCGCTTGTATCTATGGTGGGTCGATGAAAAGCTTAGTGTCCCTGAGCAATGAACTGATTGATCGTTTTTCAGTCGGTCGATTTATCGGTGGTCTTGGTGTGGGAGCTTTATCTATGCTTGTACCCATGTTTAACGCCGAACTTGCTCCCCCTGGTATTCGTGGATCTTTGGTCGCACTTCAACAACTCGCGATTACTTTCGGTATTTTGATCTCGTACTGGATTGGATACGGTACTAACTGTACGTTGATGTAAATCCTTTCATTTGGGCGGCGCAGCTGACCATAACATACCTAGACATCGGTGGTACCGGTGCTGGCCAAAAGCAAGCTGCATGGAGAGTCCCATTGGGTCTTCAACTTGTACCAGCTGCCGTCCTCCTTGTCGGAGCTTGTTTCATGCCATTCTCTCCCAGATGGCTCATGCTTAAAGGTTGGTTTAATTGTCCTTTTCTTGAATCAAGGCTGATAGCAAACGAATTTTAGGACGAGAAGAAGAGTGTCTCAATAACCTCGCACGCCTCCGAAATGCTCCCGCCGAGTCACCAGAGGTCCAATACGAATTCCGAGCACTTCAAGCCGAAAGACTCGTTGAACAAGAAGCtgcaaaagaaagataCGGAGCCAACGATGTCACCTTCAGGGTCACACTTTCTGAATACAAGCGATTGCTTACTACCCGACCTCTTTTACATCGTCTCATGCTCGGAGCTGGTGCTCAAGCTCTTCAACAATGGACTGGTATCAACGCTATCATATACTACGCTCCCACTATTTTCCAATCTATCGGTCTGACTGGTAACACTATCGGATTACTCGCTACTGGTGTAGTTGGTATCGTCAACTTTGTATTCACTGTCCCTGCTGTCTTGTTTGTCGACAACGTGAGTATTGGGTTTTCCGCTCTGATAAGTGCATAAGCTGAATATACGTAACAGTTCGGTAGAAAACCTATTCTCGCTTGGGGTTCTGCGAACATGGCCGTTTCTCACGCCACTGTCGCTGCTATCTTTGCTGTCTACGGTCCAAACTATGACAACAAAGCTGCAGGAAATGCCGCTGTATTCATGATTTACTGGTACATTGCCAACTTTGCTGTAACCTGGGGACCACTTGCATGGGTTGTATCCGCCGAAGTGTTCCCTCTTGATATGAGAGCCAAGGGAATGAGTATCTCTTCTGCTACCAACTGGCTTGTGAGTTACTTGCTTTCCAGCACCTGAATCCCGCCCATTTACTGACTTCGTTGCCTTTAGATGAACTTTACAGTAGCCATGGTCACCCCTCACATGTTGGAGACTATCACCTACAAGACTTACATCGTATTCATGGTCTTCTGCATCCTTGGATTCCTCTACGCTGTCTTCATTTTACCCGAACTCAAAGGTCTTTCTCTCGAAGAAGTTGACCGAATCTTCAACGACAGCACAGGTGCTGAAGATCGAGctagaagagaaagagttGCCAAACAAATCGGTCTTGACAAAGTTGCTCAAGATGTTAAGCACAAGGAGAAGGTCGGAGATGGTGCCAACATGACATAAACAATTAGAATCATCATTCAGGGTGATTCAGAGGAGGTAGTTTCTCGATGAAGGTGAGAGGAGGAGTACCTTGTGGTAGGGAAAGGGGATGTCAACTCAAAACGAGCataagaaaagaattatttcGTCGCTAGAAACATCACCGTCATCGCATTTCCATATTTCTATATCTACATTAATATTGTTACAGATCATTCTGTACATTGACCCACTATTCGAATTTTTAAGTATAATAAGATTTTGCCGTTATGTATGATTATCTGATGCTGTGGTTACGGCCTGAATAACCTGATGGAATCAAAGCAATCGCACATCCTGACACAGTAAGAATGTACATTATGGGCATAATTTTATCAAACCCGACGATTGTCTGAGGGAATTAGAGTATATTCGTTC is from Kwoniella pini CBS 10737 chromosome 1, complete sequence and encodes:
- a CDS encoding formamidopyrimidine-DNA glycosylase, which codes for MPELPEVERARKLIHETCRGYKIKKVNSTEDKIVYTGGNDHEAFAKEISGRTITGCERKGKTFWMTLSGKGRLPVMHFGMTGMIQLKGQEPTWYRRRPRENPKTWPPRFYKFVLELEPQSGSVGKEPIELAFLDGRRLGRLRLLPSPVTDHPPVSALGFDPVLSHPTFEEFEGLIAKKKGTVKGMIMDQAFSAGVGNWVADEVLYQARIHPSCPVNHLSSQNIKDLHHQLRAVPLKAVEVNADHRKFPEDWLFRWRWGKGKKQAKGKKKAEDAELQRSDEEGGEDIKPKGKEFLALPNGKPATIVYVEVSGRTTALVEELQKMPEGVEIKPKISKGGKGSQSKKRPKGDESDDGSSGLSEEEEVTTPVKATTARQRGSANKKVKQEVKDEVEDPPVKKSRQSTSKDDTLSSTRAKGKTNGKGSTPVKREGGNKLRKSNGRRTQVELEDGVREGSSDLSDLPSD